In Atopobium sp. oral taxon 416, the genomic stretch ATTTCTATGAGATTCTGATCATCGTGTGGTGTCTGATAAGCTGGATCCCGAGAAGGTCGGGCAGCGTCATTGACGATATCGCCTCGGTGCTCGACAGGATCGTAGGACCCTACCTGAGGGTCTTCCAGCGCATCATTCCTCCCGTCGGCGGTATCGATTTTTCGCCGATTATCGCGGTCTTGGTCTTAGGGCTGATCAAAAGGCTTATTGTAAGGGTATTGGTATAGTTGCTAGTGTTGTTAATAACGGCTAAGGTGCGTACACTGACGCACATAGAAAGGTATTGAGATGGCTATCACACCCGCAGACATCGAACAGTTGACATTCTCCCCGTCCAAGCACGGCTATGACACTGAGGAGGTTGACTCTTTCCTAGAGCAGCTTTCCAGCGAAGTTGACGCGATGCTTCAGAAAATCGCCGACCTCAAGAGCAGACTCAACAGCGCAGAGCATGAGCTCTCCGCTACCCAGTCACAGGTCCAGAACCTGGAGCAGCAACATCAGCGGGATCTCAACCAAGCGAAGTCTGCACAGCTGCCGCAGGCGACGGCTTCTGCCGACCAGATCTCCCGCGTCATGATCGTGGCTCAGCAGAGCGCTGACAAGATCGTCGCTGACGCTAAGGAGTACGGCGAGCAGGTTAAGGATGAGGCAGACCAGAAGGCCCGCGACATTATCCGCCAGGCACTTAATGAAAAGCAAAGCGAGATCGACGAGACCGAGCGTCTCAAGAAGTCCCTCGAGGACTTCCGTAAGTCCTACAAAGAGCTGATCCAGCACTTTATGGACGACGCCGACGCAGTCTTCCCGTCTTCAGATGATGATCACGCATCCTCGAGTGCCAGCGTCTCTGAAGCAGCTGACAACAGCTACAGCGCGCCTGCGGCTTCTGCTGATGTAGATAACAGCCAAGACAACGATCAGGCGGACGACAATGTGGGTGCAGACGACAATGCTAACCCCGATGAGACCGTCCTCACTGACCAGCCTGCCTACCATGCAGGCATCAACGTCGACGACCTCGACTAATCGCATCTAACATATATAAGCGATCTAAAGGGCCTTACAAGTGTATGGCCCTTCTGTTGTATGGCCCTTCTGTTTTAGCTTGGCAGTTTCTGTGTGTGCTGGGCGATCATGGTACAATGGATAGGAGCGAAGTGGGCCGGACAATCGCGGAACCTACATGTGAGGTTATGAGGAAAGTCCGGGCTCCACAGGGTGAGAAGCTGGCTAACGGCCAGGCGGGGTGACCCGACGGAGAGCGCCGCAGAAAAGAAGACTCCCACTGCCTCTTTGAGGTCAGAGAAAAGCTGAAACGGTGGTGTAAGAGACCACCAGCGTCGTGGCGACACGGCGGCTTGGTAAGCCCCTTCTGGAGCAAACACAAATAGGGATGCGATCGTGTGACCCGCACGGCATCCGGGTTGTGCGCTTGAGGGCACCGGTAACGGTGCTCCTAGATAGATGATTGTCCTCGACAGAACCCGGCTCATAGGCCCACTTCGTGCAACTCTGAAAATAAGGATTACGAGCCGTGGTAACTCAACAATCTTTTATGACATCGAAGGCCGGTACCAATCCAACCGCAGAGTACCGTGAGAAGAAGTCACGCTTCATCGCAAAGCTCGCGCACGTCGAGACACTCGACGAGGCGAATGCTTTTATTGCGTCAGTAAAAGCGGAGCACCCCGCTGCCCGCCATCACGTGCCTGCCTGGGTCCTCTCCGGCGGGCAGACCCACTCTTCGGACGATGGGGAACCACATGGGACGGCAGGCATGCCGATACTGCAGGTGCTGCATGACAGTGGCCTGCGTGACGTCTGCTGCGTCGTGACGCGGTACTTCGGGGGTATTCTGCTCGGGATCGGAGGCTTGGTTCGGGCGTATGCCACAAGCACTCAGGAAGCGATTGAGCAGGCGCGAGAAGATAACCTGTTGGTCGAAATGACAGAGGTTGTCGACGTGACACTCACCGTTCCGTATGCCAAACATGACATGGTAATTCATCTGCTGGAGATGGGCGGCGGATTGATACAGAACCAGGACTACGCCACTGAGGTGACCGTAGCCGCGCGTTTTCGGGCGGGGACCCAAGACCCAACCCTGCAATCCATCACTGAACTGATGCAGGGAAAGAAGATCTACATAGTAGGAAAGCCACACTTTGCCTTGCTTGGATAAGTGGTAGGGATCAGAACTGCACATCCTGTTGGTGCAGCCAGTCGGTCAAATTCCGGGAATCGGTGTAGCGGTGGGCAGCCATGCCGGCGGCTTTGGCGCCCACGATGTTGTCCTCTTTGTCGTCGATAAAGGCGCACTCTTCCGGTTTCAGATAGAAGCGCTCACAGAAGTAGGTACAGAAGGCCGGATCCGCTTCACCATCTTATTGAACGCGGACGCCATCCACCCATCGATGTTCTTAGAGCAGAAGATCTATGCCATGATCCTAGGGAAACGATGATTAATGCCCTATGACGTGCCAGAGGGGACCGACCACACGACTTTTCGCGGCCGGAATGCGGGAAAGGCAGGGAAGGATGCTCATCCAGCACGTGCAGGAGCCGCTATCCTGGCATTTGTCCTGTCCCATGCACCGCAAGAAAGCTCCAAGACAGATCAAGCGACGCTGAGAGCCGGGATAAGGAAGGGATGCTCTACCTTTGAGCGGATGGATGCCTTCCTGAACTCGATGCCCTTCTCGGACAAGAGTGCACAGTCAAGGCCCTCTCTAGTCGAAGGCTTTCTTAGCAACGCTTTAGCGCATAGATGAGAGGCGTGGGTCTTTATGCGTCCTTAAGGGCGCTTCGCTATACCTATATAGCCTAAAGTCTGCATAGCAGAACCTGTCATCCTCCCTTACGAGTGCATGTGCCACAGGATATGTCGGTTCCGTCAATAGTCTTTCGTACTTTCTCCAGCTGGGGTCCCGTCCCGGTAGTCGAAGCTAGCCTTTTTGTTTCTTGAGCACCTCCCTCTCGTCCCATCCGTTCAACAGGTCGGTGTCGAGGTAGCGCCTGGAGCCCCAGCCGCCCTCGGCCACGTACTTGCACCTCGCCGCCGCCAGCATCACGGCGGCGTCCCCCGCGGGGAAGCTCCCGCATCCTTAAGTTCCCTCGTCTTAAGAGAGCGAACATGACCTAAAGCAGGCTACATCCTAAGCTTTGTCTTTGCACCGCGCACATGCCTGACAAGAGCCTGTCAGTGGTAGCTGGGTTTCACCAGTGCAATCCAGCTATCCCACACAACGATTGCATCCATTTGCTCCAGGTGTGCCTCTCGCCTGGTCTTTCTCCTCAGACCTTAGGATGTAAGGTCCTAAAAGCTCATCTATCTGCCCATATCTTCCTTTTGGATATGCAGGAATGCGTGGATGTAGCTATACCATATCCAGAAGACAGATAGGCATCTATGTGGGTATGGGCACTGCGTGGTTCGAGACATTTTGAGCCGGTGGCATACAGCGTGTGGTCCCACTGACCTCATCGAGGCGAATCAATCATCGTTTCCCTAGCAATGAGAATTCACTAATGAGAGTTGATGGGTTAACAGGCCTTGGGTATCGGTGTTAAGGTGAGGGAAATGGCGCACAAGGCGTAAGGCCTCATGCACATAGAAATATCAGTAGGCATGACTGTGGACAGACCCTGTTCATGGTCATTGTTTGTGTATGTGAGGGTCCTGTGGCATGCGTCCGGAGGTGGATTGATGGAAAGCAATAAGAGAGCCGCTCTCGTGCTTGAGGGCGGAGGTTATAAGAGCATCTTTGAGGCCGGTGTCCTCGATGTCTTTATGGAAAACAACATCTATACCGATTCCTTTGCAAGTATTTGGGGTGTCTCGGCGGGCTCCCTCATGTCCGTGAGCTATCGCTCACGGCAGATCGGCCGCTCGATGCGTATCATGCTTGCGCTGCGCGATGACCCGAGAATGATGTCGATGAAGACCTTCTTTGAGACCGGCAACTATTTTGGTACGGACTTCATGTACAATGTGGTCCAAAACCAGATCGATCCCTGTGATCTGGATACCTTTGTGAAGGACACGACGCCCATGTACTTCGTGGCCACCGATGTGTCATTTGGGACTCCAGCATACTTACGCAGCAAAGCAGAGATGTCGGATACCGATAAAGCACGGGCCTCGGCCTCGATGCCCGTCCTCTCGACGATGGTTGAGGTTGACGGCCATCGCTACCTCGACGGTGGATGCTCAGATGAAATCCCTTTTGCTGCCGCATTGGGACTCGAAGGGGCCTCGAAGGTGCCGAACAGAGTGCCTGCAGAGAAGGCTGTGGTGGTGCTTACCTCAGACAAAACGTATGTCCATGAGGGAACGCTTGAAGATTTTGCCCTGAAGACCCACCAATACGATGGGTATCCCTACTTTGAACAGGATCTTGCTACACGGGCGGATCGTATCAATGCCCAACGGAAACAGCTCAAAGAGCTTGCAGATACAGGCAAGGTGATTGTTCTGATGCCACCCGAGCCGGTGAATGTAAAGACCGCTGAGCATGAGGGGCTGCCGTTGCTGAATCTCTACCTGGAGGGACGTCGAGAGACTGAGAGGCACCTCGAGGAGATCCGTGAAATTCTGTAGCGGTTGCATACAGAAACAGAGGTAGGCTGCACTAACCGGTGCTTCCGGTTATAGAATCTCGACAGAAGGGTGTCTGAGAAGGCAGATTGTCAAGCTGAGTGCAACAGTTCCCTAAAGACCTCGTTGGCCGTCCTGTATTTCAGGACCTTCCTCGGCCTGTCGTTGATCATGCCGAATACGCGCTGTACCTCATCATCGGTGAGCTTGGAGAAGTCCGTGCCCTTAGGGGAAGAACTCACAGATGAGGATATCGGTGTTCTTAGCAGTGGGCTTCTGCGGTGGTGGGGATGGCAGAAGTAGAACTGGACACCGCCGAGCCTGTCGCTCACCTCCGCACAGGGGGCAAACTACTTGCCGCGCTCAGGGGTGATGGTCTTGCGGTCACGGCCTAACAGAGCCGTGAGCTCGACCTCGTGTGCGCGGCGGCCTTGCCACCTACGAGTAGCCGCGACTCAGCGATCCGCGATTGTCACCAGGCAGGGCCCTCCCGGCTTGCCGACGAGCGTGTCGTCTGCCCCGTCACCGAGCCTTAAGCGCTCGTGTGCCTGCTTGGGCCTCTCTGAGATGCCGCAGGAGACCTTGATCTTGCCTCTCCTCTCCTTGTGTTCCCTGTGCGTGCACTTCCCCTTCCTGTACAGATGGCGGCGGAGCTGGTCCTGTGGGGGCGCACCGGGGATATCGAGCTCGCCTGAGCCGACGAAGCGCTAAGATGTGTGTAGTGGCGCATTGCTCCCTGACTTGCGACGTTGATTGAGACAACCAACATCGTAGCCTTCGGAGGTGCGCCATGACCTTTGCCTGGCGCTATTCTGTTGCACTCAGAATGCTAATCTGCCCACGGAAAACCCTCCAGTGCCAACTTCGACCAGGGATCGCTCCTCTCCGCCGCAACGTATAAGGGCCTGCTGGCTTGTTGAAACATCTGCCAGAGCATGGAAGTGGGTCGACAACGCTATCGTAAAAGAGATGATCTAGAAGCCTCAAGAGTGAGTGCGTGAGGATCAACGAGTACAAAACGCTCGGCGAGCTCAAGAAGGCTCATCGCGGGCTACAGTAAGCAGTACAACAACGAGCGGCTCCACCAGCTACTTAGCTACGAGACGCCCCTCAAACTGGTATCGCTTAGGGCTGATGGCGGCTTAAGGCCCCGGATCGAAGGAGGCGAGCACTCTTTCGGGGTTGATTTCAGTGTACAATCAACTGGGCCACTCTATTAGGACTGGATTAGACAGTGTGGTATTTTTTTATTTTCGGAAAAATACCAATGACAATCTTCTTAGATATCACAAAGATAGGTCTAAGCATAACAGGTGTAAATGACTACTGAAGCCGGAGGCGCTTATATGTGCGGAATTGTAGGATGTACCGGAACCGACAAAGCTGTTAACTTTCTTTTGAATGGTCTCGCAACGCTTGAGTATCGTGGCTATGACTCGGCGGGCATTGCGACGATTTCCCCTGACCACAATCTTCATGTGGTCAAGTGTCAGGGCCGTGTAGCAACCCTTCGTGATCGTGTAAAGAACGCAAATCTTGTCGGTACCTGCGGTATCGGCCACACCCGTTGGGCTACCCACGGTGTCCCCTCCGACAGAAACGCACATCCCCATACCGACTGCTCCGGCAAGATCGCAGTCGTCCACAATGGCATTATCGAGAACTATGAGGATCTGCGTGCACAGCTTAAAGAGGCAGGTCACGAGTTCAAGAGCGACACCGACAGTGAGGTCGTAGCACACCTGTTTGAAGATGCCTGGAACGGCCCTGCCAAGGGCAACCTGATCGCGGCTCTGCGCAATGCCGTGGCACGTCTCGAGGGATCCTGGGCCCTGGCGGTTGTGTGCACCGATGAGCCAGACTCTGTTGTCGTAACTCGTCATGGCAGCCCCCTGGTTGTCGCTTCTACCCCGGAGGGTGCCTACGCCGCTTCTGACGTTATGCCCTTAGCTGCGATCACCAAGCACGTAATCCAGCTCGCAGATGACGATATCGCCCTGCTCCAGAAAGACGGTACTATCACGATCTATGACGCTAACGGCGACGAGGTTAAGGATCCTGCAACGCTTGATATCGACTGGGATGCCTCCGCTGCAACCCTGGGTGGCTACCCTGACTTTATGAGCAAGGAGATCAGCGAGCAGCCTGAGGCGATTGAGCGTCTGCTCAAGGGACGCCTTACCGATAAGGGCATCAGGCTCGACGAGCTTGATATGAGTAACGAGGAGCTCGCACAGGTCGACCGTGTCTACATTATTGGCTGCGGCACCTCCTACCACGTAGGACTCATCGCAAGGAATATGATCCAGCACTGGGCAAAGATTCCGGTTGACATCGAATATGCCTCTGAGTTCCTTTACTCTGATGCGCTGGTCACCGACCACACTCTCTGCCTGATCATCACTCAGTCCGGTGAGACCGCCGATACCTTTGCGGCAGCACGCAGACTCAAGAGCATGGGCTGCAGGATCTTTGCCATCACCAACGTGTTAGGCAGCTCTGCCGCGCGTGAATCCGACGGTACGATTTACGTCCAGGCAGGACCTGAGGTCTCCGTCTCTTCAACCAAAGCCTACACGGCACAGATGGTCGCTGCGACGCTTGTAGCGCTGCGCTTGGCACAGGCGAATGGTAATATGACGCTCGACGAGGTCAAGAAGGTCTACTGTGAGCTTCTGACCGTACCTGACGCGATCCGCAAGATCTTTAAGCGAACCTGGCAGGACAAGCAGCTAGTCAAAAAATTGAAGCATGCGCAGAGCATGCTCTACCTCGGCCGTGGCTCCAGTTCTGCGACCGCCTACGAAGGCGCCCTGAAGATGAAGGAGATCTCCTACATTCACGCAGAAGCCTATCCGGCAGGTGAGATGAAGCATGGCCCGATTGCCCTGGTTGAATCCGGGTTTCCGGTGGTCGCGATTGTGCCGCAGGACCACGTACACGACAAGACTCTCTCCAACATTATGGAAGCAAAGTCCCGTGGCGGTTACATTATTGCGGTGGCAACTGACGGTGATGAAGAGGTTGCCAACCTGGCTGACCATGTGCTGTGGGTCCCGCCGATGAGCGAATACATCATTCCTATCGTCTCCATCGTACACCTGCAGATCCTTGCGCTCTATGTAGCACGTGCCAAGGGTCTCGATGTGGATAAGCCGCGTAACCTGGCCAAGTCCGTCACGGTTGAGTAGTCCCGTATATCAGGAGTAGTCCAGCAATACGCTGGCTGCCGAGAGACGGTATGCGGATGATGGCTCGGCGTCGTATGCGCGCTTGTTGAACAGCCACAAGTAAGCCCCGCTCTGTGTTTTCTCACGATTGGATGAGATGACACGGGCGGGAATTTTTGTATCCTGTGAGGTCAATCGAATAGAAACTACATGGAGCGTGGCCAAGGCTGAATCTGTAAACGGCAATAGAGCTGCTCAGGCCGTCTTACCCATAGAAAAAAACTTCTCTCTGTAAGACCACTATTGACCTCGGCCTTCGCCTTCCACCAGTCCCAGGGAGACTGGGTATGTCGACAAGCGCGCCTCGTGTGTATGTAGCTGCCTTCTGCCAGCTGTCCTGAGAGCATCTCTTTGCTGTCCTGCTTCGAATGCTTTGCCTGCTTTGTCCAAAGGAAGCACGAGCGACAGTGGCCGAGCCACTTTGTTGCCACCTTGTAGAAGAAAAGCAAGAACTTGCCTGAGCCTTCGCTGCATCGCATTGACAAGACCGCTTCTCGCTGTCCCTGGACTTCTTTACCACACTTGGTGCGTGCTCAACGACGCTGAGTAAGGAAAGGATGTGCGCCATATCCTGCATGATTGTCTGTTGCGACCCAGGAGCTGTCGGCGATGCCTGAAAGGGCAACTTTTAACTTTGAATTGGTGGGCCTTCCCTTCCCGCGAAGTGTCCTTTACAGAAGGAGTCTACAGATCTACACCTCGGGCATCTTTTGAGCTTACCTGTGAGGGTAGATCCTGCCATCTTTTTAGTGATGAGGGTCTTGAGCCTCTTCAGGAGCTTGCGCTTTTTCTGTGATGCTCATCTTCTCGATCTGCTGCAGTATCATTGAGTCCGGCCCTTCCGTTTCTCGGTGTCTTTGTTTGGCGACATGCATTGTAGGCAAAGGTTCGGACAACATTGGATCCTTCTCAGGTCAATAGTGGTCTAACAGAGAGAAAAACGTTTGACTCTATTAGACCACTGTGGATATGAGACCATGTCGCCTGCTCCCAGTACTGAGGGAACGCAATCGGCATGCCCATATAGCCTCTCTGGGTGGTGTGGTAGACACCGTCTCACTTGTGCTTGTAGATCTGCCTGCGCTTATCGCCGTTCGATCTTCGGAACTGCTCCTTGTAGCAGAACTACTCTGGGTAGTGTTAGAGATGCTTGGTCGAGACCTTGCGGATGCGATCCATGAAGTGCTTAAGCTGCAAGTGCATGGAGTTGACCTGTGACGTGCGCTACACCGAGGTTGACCAGGCCGCTTGCATATTGGCCCTTACCGTCGCGCCGAGCTTGTCTACGCCGTAGACAACGCAGAGCTGTAGGTTAGAGAGCCCCCGCACACAGATGTTGTGGGCACTGCGCTGCTTGGGGGAACACCATCTCGAATGAGCCTGCCCCATGGTTGTCGGCCAGGCTCTTTGCGAAGTGTTTGCCGACGGCGCGCAACAACTTAAGCCTTAACGCTATCGCCTCACATGCGCGCTGGCACATGAACCAGGCGCTGTACAGACACACGCCGCATCTCTTTGCACACCTGCGTAGTGTGAGCCTGCCAGCCAGGCACTGGGTAAGCTTCATCCACTGGGATACTGCTAACTTCGACTGCGCGAGCAGCTTGCCTGTCCCTGCTGTAAGCGAGCACTCATGCTTGGTGGACTCAGGGCATCCGCAGTGCGGACATGTGGCGGACTTGTCGGCCTGCGATGCCAGCTTCTCGGCTATCATCTGCTTGAGATCGGCGGTGAGTGCGACCTTCTCCTCGTAGGTCAGCTACTTTGCTAGTTGTCGTATCATGTCGAGCATGCAGGGCCTTCTTCAGGTCGGTTTCTTGGTCGAACCCGATTGTAGGGTGACCCCGTGACATCTTTTCGCTTCCCTATATCCACAGTGGTCTAACAGAGTCAAACGTTTAGAATGGTGCATGTCTCTGCGAGCATCATCATAGGTCGTGCCTGGACGGTTGGCTCGTATCTCCCTGTTACACTCGAAGTGTGGATTCGCCGCTAAAAAGATCATTCCAGCTTCGGAGTTACGGATGTGTTAGCCGCTGGTAGTGAAGGAGATGCCGTTCGCCCCTGAATCTGACGCCCCTTCACCAACGTATTCATAAATCCATCATAATTTAAGCCGGTTACTCAAGTTTTTTATATCTCGACACCACACAGAGCTGGTGCCGATGGAAAACTGTGTTCATCTGATTCAGAACGAAGGAAAAGGGCGCTATGGGAAAGTACGCGGTGGACGCGAAGAAACTCCTTGACCTTGTAGGTGGTAAGGAGAATATCTCTGCTGTATCGCACTGTATGACGCGCATGCGCTTTGTCTTGGCTGATCCGGATGAAGCTAACGTTGAGGCGATTGAGGATCTGCCTTCTGTGAAAGGTACCTTTACTCAGGCGGGGCAATTCCAGATCATCATCGGTAACGATGTTGCCTCATTCTACGATGACTTCACTGAGATCTCAGGCATTGAAGGTGTCTCGAAATCGGAGGCGAAGGAAGCCGCCGGCGCCAACCAAAACTGGCTACAGCGTGCACTCGGTGTCTTGGGTGAGATTTTTGCGCCAATCATTCCCGCCCTTATCTGCGGCGGCCTTATTCTCGGCTTCCGTAACATTATCGGCGATATCAACTTCTTTGATGCTGCCGGTAACTTCGATGTCGCTAACGGGACACAGTCACTCGCAGACCTCTCACAGTTCTGGGCCGGCACCTATAGCTTCCTATGGTTGATTGGTGAGGCGGTCTTCCATATGCTGCCGGTTGGCATCTGCTGGTCTGTCACTAAGAAGATGGGTACCACCGAGATCCTGGGCATCATCCTCGGCTTGACCATGGTATCAAGTCAGCTGCTCAACGGCTTTCTGGTCCCGACCACCCCGGCCGACCAGATCCCGGTATGGAACTTTGGCTTTGCACAAGTCAGAATGATCGGCTACCAGGGCCAGGTTATTGCAGCGCTGATGGGTGCGTTTGTCCTGGTTGAACTCGAGAAGTTCTTCAAGAAGGTCACGCCTGAAGTCGTATCCATGATTGTCGTGCCGTTCTGCTCGCTGGTGCCTGCGGTTATTATTACCCACGCTTTCGTTGGACCGATCGGCTGGGCTATCGGTACCGCAGTCGCAGATGCGGTCAACTGGGGCCTCTCTTCCGACTTCAGACTGCTCTTCGCAGCAGGCTTTGGCTTAATCTATGCCCCGCTCGTTATGACCGGCTTGCACCACATGACCAACGCAATCGATACCCAGATGGTCGCAGCCCTTGGCTACACCACCCTGTGGCCGATGATCGCACTCTCCAACATCGCTCAGGGCTCCGCTGTCCTCGGTATGAGTGTTCTACAGAAGCACAATGAGCGCGCTCAGCAGGTTAACATCCCAGCTTGCATCTCCTGCTACCTCGGCGTTACTGAGCCGGCGCTCTTCGGTGTCAACGTCAAATACAAGTTCCCGCTGCTCTGCGGTATGATTGGCTCCGCCTGTGCGGCTATGATCTGTACCGGCAACGGCGTC encodes the following:
- the treP gene encoding PTS system trehalose-specific EIIBC component — encoded protein: MGKYAVDAKKLLDLVGGKENISAVSHCMTRMRFVLADPDEANVEAIEDLPSVKGTFTQAGQFQIIIGNDVASFYDDFTEISGIEGVSKSEAKEAAGANQNWLQRALGVLGEIFAPIIPALICGGLILGFRNIIGDINFFDAAGNFDVANGTQSLADLSQFWAGTYSFLWLIGEAVFHMLPVGICWSVTKKMGTTEILGIILGLTMVSSQLLNGFLVPTTPADQIPVWNFGFAQVRMIGYQGQVIAALMGAFVLVELEKFFKKVTPEVVSMIVVPFCSLVPAVIITHAFVGPIGWAIGTAVADAVNWGLSSDFRLLFAAGFGLIYAPLVMTGLHHMTNAIDTQMVAALGYTTLWPMIALSNIAQGSAVLGMSVLQKHNERAQQVNIPACISCYLGVTEPALFGVNVKYKFPLLCGMIGSACAAMICTGNGVQALSIGVGGLPGILSIRFQYWGIFALSMLVAVVIPFLLTLAAGKKSLTERDLYDKKPALKAEATTAEVAPAEETVPAATETVASETVPEAATDETGIVHALIAPIEGTVHPISDMADPVFASKTMGDGVMIEPAPAVSRVVAPADATVSAIMPNTYHAIGLTLDNGIEVLIHVGIDTVDMNGDGFTCPVKQEQHVKAGDLLLTFDQAKIKAAGHSAQTAVILTEPDDAKDIAYFLGAHALAGETEIVTYLAH
- a CDS encoding patatin family protein; the protein is MESNKRAALVLEGGGYKSIFEAGVLDVFMENNIYTDSFASIWGVSAGSLMSVSYRSRQIGRSMRIMLALRDDPRMMSMKTFFETGNYFGTDFMYNVVQNQIDPCDLDTFVKDTTPMYFVATDVSFGTPAYLRSKAEMSDTDKARASASMPVLSTMVEVDGHRYLDGGCSDEIPFAAALGLEGASKVPNRVPAEKAVVVLTSDKTYVHEGTLEDFALKTHQYDGYPYFEQDLATRADRINAQRKQLKELADTGKVIVLMPPEPVNVKTAEHEGLPLLNLYLEGRRETERHLEEIREIL
- a CDS encoding YggT family protein produces the protein MRIANVIDSLFYFYEILIIVWCLISWIPRRSGSVIDDIASVLDRIVGPYLRVFQRIIPPVGGIDFSPIIAVLVLGLIKRLIVRVLV
- a CDS encoding YigZ family protein; its protein translation is MTSKAGTNPTAEYREKKSRFIAKLAHVETLDEANAFIASVKAEHPAARHHVPAWVLSGGQTHSSDDGEPHGTAGMPILQVLHDSGLRDVCCVVTRYFGGILLGIGGLVRAYATSTQEAIEQAREDNLLVEMTEVVDVTLTVPYAKHDMVIHLLEMGGGLIQNQDYATEVTVAARFRAGTQDPTLQSITELMQGKKIYIVGKPHFALLG
- the glmS gene encoding glutamine--fructose-6-phosphate transaminase (isomerizing), translated to MCGIVGCTGTDKAVNFLLNGLATLEYRGYDSAGIATISPDHNLHVVKCQGRVATLRDRVKNANLVGTCGIGHTRWATHGVPSDRNAHPHTDCSGKIAVVHNGIIENYEDLRAQLKEAGHEFKSDTDSEVVAHLFEDAWNGPAKGNLIAALRNAVARLEGSWALAVVCTDEPDSVVVTRHGSPLVVASTPEGAYAASDVMPLAAITKHVIQLADDDIALLQKDGTITIYDANGDEVKDPATLDIDWDASAATLGGYPDFMSKEISEQPEAIERLLKGRLTDKGIRLDELDMSNEELAQVDRVYIIGCGTSYHVGLIARNMIQHWAKIPVDIEYASEFLYSDALVTDHTLCLIITQSGETADTFAAARRLKSMGCRIFAITNVLGSSAARESDGTIYVQAGPEVSVSSTKAYTAQMVAATLVALRLAQANGNMTLDEVKKVYCELLTVPDAIRKIFKRTWQDKQLVKKLKHAQSMLYLGRGSSSATAYEGALKMKEISYIHAEAYPAGEMKHGPIALVESGFPVVAIVPQDHVHDKTLSNIMEAKSRGGYIIAVATDGDEEVANLADHVLWVPPMSEYIIPIVSIVHLQILALYVARAKGLDVDKPRNLAKSVTVE
- a CDS encoding DivIVA domain-containing protein, translated to MAITPADIEQLTFSPSKHGYDTEEVDSFLEQLSSEVDAMLQKIADLKSRLNSAEHELSATQSQVQNLEQQHQRDLNQAKSAQLPQATASADQISRVMIVAQQSADKIVADAKEYGEQVKDEADQKARDIIRQALNEKQSEIDETERLKKSLEDFRKSYKELIQHFMDDADAVFPSSDDDHASSSASVSEAADNSYSAPAASADVDNSQDNDQADDNVGADDNANPDETVLTDQPAYHAGINVDDLD